The Streptomyces sp. SS1-1 genome has a segment encoding these proteins:
- a CDS encoding carbohydrate ABC transporter permease, whose protein sequence is MIGKESTAGRAVKFVFLGGWLLFTVFPLYWIAVTSLKAPGDIFHFPLAYWPEHFSLENYSGLFGTADFGTYLTNSLIVSLVAGATATAISMLSAYVLARFEFRTKSALLMAALVTQMIPSFIALGPLYLLMTDLRLVDNRFGLILVYIAVCIPFCTVMLRGFFENIPDALEEAAMIDGLSRFSALFRVLLPVMRPGIVAAFIFNFVNCWNELFLSVTLMNSDANKTVPTALNGFISSFNIDWGSMSAAAVLTILPTMLLFAFASRHIVQGLTSGAVKG, encoded by the coding sequence GTGATCGGCAAGGAGTCCACGGCCGGCCGGGCCGTCAAGTTCGTCTTCCTCGGCGGGTGGCTGCTCTTCACCGTCTTCCCGCTCTACTGGATCGCCGTGACCTCGCTGAAGGCGCCCGGGGACATCTTCCACTTCCCGCTGGCGTACTGGCCCGAGCACTTCTCGCTGGAGAACTACAGCGGTCTGTTCGGCACGGCGGACTTCGGGACGTACCTGACCAACAGCCTGATCGTCTCGCTGGTGGCCGGGGCGACCGCGACGGCGATCTCCATGCTCTCGGCGTATGTGCTGGCCCGCTTCGAGTTCCGCACCAAGTCGGCGCTGCTCATGGCGGCGCTGGTGACCCAGATGATCCCGTCGTTCATCGCCCTGGGCCCGCTGTACCTGCTGATGACGGACTTGCGCCTGGTCGACAACCGCTTCGGGCTGATCCTCGTCTACATCGCGGTGTGCATCCCGTTCTGCACGGTGATGCTGCGGGGGTTCTTCGAGAACATCCCGGACGCCCTGGAGGAGGCCGCCATGATCGACGGCCTGTCGCGGTTCTCGGCGCTGTTCCGGGTGCTGCTGCCGGTGATGCGGCCGGGCATCGTCGCCGCGTTCATCTTCAACTTCGTGAACTGCTGGAACGAGCTCTTCCTGTCGGTGACGCTGATGAACAGCGACGCGAACAAGACGGTGCCGACGGCGCTGAACGGGTTCATCTCCAGCTTCAACATCGACTGGGGCTCGATGTCGGCGGCGGCCGTGCTCACGATCCTGCCCACCATGCTGCTGTTCGCCTTCGCCAGCCGCCACATCGTCCAGGGGCTGACGTCGGGCGCGGTCAAGGGGTGA
- a CDS encoding FAD-dependent oxidoreductase: protein MHTSAPRIAIIGAGPGGLLCARVLQRHGIAATVYDRDAGPDARDQGGTLDLHADDGQLALREAGLLDEFHRLSRPEGQEMRQLDPAGTVLFHHLPEPDERFKPEIDRGLLRRLLLDSLRPGTVRWGHTLRSVDGPAGDPRQLRFADGTTVECDLVIGADGAWSKVRRALSPAQPRYTGVSFLEAWFHDVTTSHPDVADLAGQGSAAGADGERGLFAQRNGGDHVRVYVIQRAPADWIAAEGLTPQDTESIRALLLDRFRDWSPRMRRLFADNDGPYVDRPINALPVPHTWEHDPSATLLGDAAHLMPPLGVGVNLALLDACELALALARHDTVGQAVRAYEATMLPRSTETARALDGAAEHLLSTELPDFAQAEHA, encoded by the coding sequence GTGCACACCTCCGCACCCCGAATCGCGATCATCGGCGCCGGCCCCGGCGGCCTCCTCTGCGCCCGCGTCCTCCAGCGGCACGGCATCGCCGCGACCGTCTACGACCGGGACGCCGGCCCGGACGCCCGTGACCAGGGCGGCACCCTCGACCTGCACGCCGACGACGGCCAGCTCGCCCTGCGCGAGGCCGGCCTCCTGGACGAGTTCCACCGGCTGTCCCGCCCCGAGGGTCAGGAGATGCGTCAGCTGGACCCGGCCGGCACGGTCCTCTTCCACCATCTCCCCGAGCCGGACGAGCGGTTCAAGCCGGAGATCGACCGCGGCCTGCTGCGCCGGCTCCTGCTGGACTCGCTGCGGCCCGGCACCGTGCGCTGGGGCCACACCCTGCGTTCCGTCGACGGCCCGGCGGGCGACCCCCGGCAGCTGCGCTTCGCCGACGGCACGACCGTCGAGTGCGACCTCGTGATCGGCGCCGACGGCGCCTGGTCGAAGGTGCGCCGCGCCCTGTCGCCGGCCCAGCCCCGCTACACCGGTGTGAGCTTCCTGGAGGCGTGGTTCCACGACGTCACGACCAGCCACCCCGACGTCGCCGATCTGGCCGGCCAGGGCAGCGCCGCGGGGGCGGACGGCGAGCGCGGCCTGTTCGCCCAGCGCAACGGCGGCGACCACGTCCGCGTCTACGTCATCCAGCGCGCCCCGGCCGACTGGATCGCCGCCGAGGGCCTCACCCCGCAGGACACCGAGAGCATCCGGGCCCTCCTGCTGGACCGCTTCCGCGACTGGTCACCCCGGATGCGGCGGCTGTTCGCCGACAACGACGGCCCCTACGTGGACCGCCCGATCAACGCCCTTCCCGTCCCCCACACCTGGGAGCACGACCCGTCCGCGACCCTGCTCGGGGACGCCGCCCACCTCATGCCGCCGCTGGGCGTCGGCGTCAACCTCGCCCTGCTGGACGCCTGCGAACTCGCTCTCGCGCTCGCCCGCCACGACACCGTCGGCCAGGCCGTCCGCGCCTACGAGGCGACCATGCTGCCCCGGTCCACGGAGACGGCCCGCGCGCTCGACGGCGCCGCCGAGCACCTGCTCTCCACCGAGCTGCCCGACTTCGCCCAGGCCGAGCACGCCTGA
- a CDS encoding aminotransferase class V-fold PLP-dependent enzyme: MSETEVTTAPRPLLLADGTPAGRAWSLDPDLKHLNHGSFGAVPLVAQERQELLRVEMERSPVVWFPALPERLAATRARLAAFLRVDAGDLALVPNASAGASVVFAALTLRPGGEIVVTDHGYGAVTMGAERLARRFGGRVRTAHVPLDADEERAYEAVAAEFTDATQLVVVDQITSATARRLPVERIGAEARRRGVPVLVDGAHAPGLLEAPLAGATYDFWTGNLHKWGCAPRGTAALVARGPLRERLYPLIDSWAAAEPFPDRFDQQGTIDATAYLAAPAALDFVERTWGWPAARRYMDELADYGAALIGAAFAGTAGADTAVDVGMPVPGMRLVRLPDGLAADRLQADGLRDRVARELGVEAAFTSFGGAGFMRLSAHVYNTAADYEYFAEECVPVLGAWARENTGKRSAR, from the coding sequence GTGAGCGAGACCGAGGTGACGACCGCACCGCGCCCCCTCCTGCTGGCGGACGGCACGCCCGCCGGCCGGGCGTGGTCACTGGACCCCGACCTCAAGCACCTGAACCACGGCTCCTTCGGGGCCGTCCCGCTGGTGGCCCAGGAGCGCCAGGAACTGCTGCGGGTGGAGATGGAACGCTCCCCCGTGGTGTGGTTCCCGGCCCTTCCGGAGCGGCTCGCGGCCACCCGCGCCCGGCTCGCCGCTTTCCTGCGGGTCGACGCCGGCGACCTCGCCCTCGTGCCGAACGCCAGCGCCGGCGCGAGCGTCGTCTTCGCCGCCCTGACCCTGCGCCCCGGCGGCGAGATCGTCGTCACCGACCACGGCTACGGGGCCGTGACGATGGGGGCCGAGCGGCTGGCCCGCCGCTTCGGCGGACGGGTGCGCACCGCGCACGTGCCGCTCGACGCGGACGAGGAGCGGGCGTACGAGGCCGTCGCCGCCGAGTTCACCGACGCCACGCAGCTCGTGGTCGTCGACCAGATCACCTCGGCGACCGCGCGGCGGCTGCCGGTCGAGCGCATCGGCGCGGAGGCCCGGCGGCGCGGCGTCCCCGTCCTCGTGGACGGCGCCCACGCCCCCGGCCTTCTCGAGGCGCCGCTCGCCGGTGCGACGTACGACTTCTGGACCGGCAACCTGCACAAGTGGGGCTGCGCCCCGCGCGGCACCGCGGCCCTGGTGGCCCGGGGCCCGCTGCGCGAGAGGCTGTACCCCCTCATCGACTCCTGGGCGGCGGCCGAGCCCTTCCCGGACCGCTTCGACCAGCAGGGCACGATCGACGCCACCGCCTACCTGGCGGCGCCGGCGGCCCTGGACTTCGTGGAGCGCACCTGGGGCTGGCCGGCCGCCCGCCGCTACATGGACGAACTCGCCGACTACGGCGCCGCCTTGATCGGTGCCGCGTTCGCCGGGACGGCCGGCGCGGACACGGCCGTCGACGTCGGCATGCCCGTCCCCGGCATGCGTCTGGTGCGGCTGCCGGACGGCCTCGCCGCCGACCGGCTCCAGGCCGACGGGCTGCGCGACCGGGTGGCCCGCGAGCTGGGCGTGGAGGCGGCCTTCACCAGCTTCGGCGGCGCCGGCTTCATGCGGCTGTCCGCGCACGTCTACAACACCGCGGCCGACTACGAGTACTTCGCCGAGGAATGCGTCCCCGTCCTCGGCGCCTGGGCACGAGAGAACACAGGGAAGAGGTCAGCACGATGA
- a CDS encoding carbohydrate ABC transporter permease: MPVTSTTPSKTAAPAEGAASRKGGLPRGGRRKREFTTRRGLAIAAYMAPAALFVAVFTYYPMVAGGQMAFRNWKLTDLTDTSWIGLRNFADVFADPAWGTVLGNTAVWVVGSIVPQLVIGFALALWLRRRFVLRGLYQALIFFPWAISGFLIGILFRWMFNSEFGVVNDLLQKAGLIDEPIAWLADPDTAMVAVLVANVWYGVTFFAIMILAALQSIPDELYEAAALDGAGKARTLFRITIPYIRTTLALTVLLRVIWIFNFPDLIFGMTGGGPNNETHIVTTWMIKITQQGDYGRASALGLLVVAALLVFAVFFLMATREKKGARA, translated from the coding sequence ATGCCGGTCACGTCCACCACGCCGTCGAAGACCGCGGCGCCGGCCGAGGGGGCGGCCTCCCGCAAGGGAGGTCTCCCCCGCGGGGGCCGCCGCAAGCGGGAGTTCACCACGCGGCGCGGCCTCGCCATCGCCGCCTATATGGCCCCCGCCGCCCTGTTCGTGGCGGTCTTCACCTACTACCCCATGGTCGCGGGCGGCCAGATGGCCTTCCGCAACTGGAAGCTGACCGACCTCACCGACACCTCCTGGATCGGGCTGCGGAACTTCGCCGACGTCTTCGCCGACCCCGCCTGGGGGACCGTCCTCGGCAACACCGCCGTGTGGGTGGTCGGTTCGATCGTCCCGCAGCTGGTGATCGGCTTCGCGCTCGCGCTGTGGCTGCGCCGCCGCTTCGTCCTCCGCGGGCTGTACCAGGCGCTGATCTTCTTCCCGTGGGCGATCTCCGGGTTCCTCATCGGCATCCTGTTCCGCTGGATGTTCAACAGCGAGTTCGGCGTCGTGAACGACCTGCTGCAGAAGGCCGGTCTGATCGACGAGCCGATCGCCTGGCTGGCGGACCCGGACACGGCGATGGTCGCGGTGCTCGTCGCGAACGTCTGGTACGGCGTCACCTTCTTCGCGATCATGATCCTGGCCGCGCTCCAGTCGATCCCCGACGAGCTGTACGAGGCGGCCGCACTGGACGGCGCCGGCAAGGCGCGCACGCTGTTCCGGATCACCATTCCCTACATCCGCACCACGCTGGCGCTGACCGTGCTGCTGCGGGTGATCTGGATCTTCAACTTCCCGGACCTGATCTTCGGCATGACCGGCGGCGGCCCGAACAACGAGACGCACATCGTGACCACCTGGATGATCAAGATCACTCAGCAGGGCGACTACGGCAGGGCGTCCGCGCTCGGCCTCCTCGTGGTGGCCGCGCTGCTGGTGTTCGCCGTGTTCTTCCTGATGGCCACGCGTGAGAAGAAGGGGGCGAGGGCGTGA
- a CDS encoding FadR/GntR family transcriptional regulator, whose protein sequence is MSAVEKAFHGLRHMIGTGRLGPGERIPPEGELCEELGVSRGSLREAVRMLAALGVIEPRHGSGTYVSQLRPEDVIGSLSLTLELLPLSGLLEVYEIRRVLEAHVAAQAAARRTPENVRTLFALIDAMEATSDPSEASELDHRFHAEIARVGGNPTLATLLAVFRARSRKYQVFTLPEGPELRRKSDDDHRVLATAIADHDPVAAAGAAQAHVAQTERWLRAFMPPVEEVERVEAPGSAD, encoded by the coding sequence ATGTCCGCAGTCGAGAAGGCGTTCCACGGCCTACGGCACATGATCGGCACGGGCCGCCTCGGCCCCGGCGAGCGCATCCCGCCCGAGGGCGAGCTCTGCGAGGAACTGGGCGTCTCACGCGGGTCGCTGCGCGAGGCCGTCCGCATGCTCGCCGCCCTCGGCGTCATCGAGCCCCGGCACGGCTCGGGCACCTACGTCTCGCAGCTGCGACCCGAGGACGTCATCGGCAGTCTCTCCCTGACCCTCGAACTGCTGCCGCTCTCCGGCCTGTTGGAGGTCTACGAGATCCGGCGCGTCCTGGAGGCCCATGTGGCCGCCCAGGCGGCGGCGCGCCGCACCCCGGAGAACGTCCGCACCCTGTTCGCCCTGATCGACGCCATGGAGGCCACGAGCGATCCCTCCGAGGCGTCCGAGCTGGACCACCGCTTCCACGCGGAGATCGCCAGGGTGGGGGGCAACCCCACCCTGGCGACCCTCCTCGCCGTCTTCCGCGCCCGTAGCCGCAAGTACCAGGTCTTCACGCTGCCCGAGGGCCCCGAGCTGCGCCGCAAGAGCGACGACGACCACCGTGTCCTGGCCACCGCCATCGCCGACCACGACCCGGTCGCCGCGGCGGGTGCCGCGCAGGCCCATGTGGCCCAGACGGAACGCTGGTTGCGCGCCTTCATGCCGCCGGTCGAGGAGGTCGAACGGGTCGAGGCGCCCGGGTCCGCGGACTGA
- a CDS encoding HAMP domain-containing protein yields MTSKTTEAVETGPGEQELRQLLAGLTAVRDGDFGTRLPSDGEGLLGDIANVFNGMVDQLSVFTSEVTRVAREVGTEGTLGGQAEVPGVSGTWADLTDSVNAMAGNLTTQVRDIAQVATAVAKGDLSQKVDVPARGEILQLKETVNTMVDQLSAFADEVTRVAREVGSEGRLGGQAQVPGVGGVWRDLTDSVNFMAGNLTSQVRNIAQVTTAVAQGDLSQKITVDARGEILQLKNTINTMVDQLSAFGDEVTRVAREVGTEGRLGGQADVKGVKGTWRDLTDSVNFMAGNLTAQVRNVAQVATAVAQGDLSQKITVDARGEILELKTTINTMVDQLSAFADEVTRVAREVGTEGNLGGQAIVRGVSGTWKDLTDNVNVMASNLTGQVRSIAKVATAVARGDLSQKITVEAKGEVAALADVINTMVDTLSAFADEVTRVAREVGTEGRLGGQAHVPNVAGTWKDLTDNVNSMANNLTGQVRNIALVTTAVANGDLSKKIDVDARGEILELKTTINTMVDQLSSFAAEVTRVAREVGSEGRLGGQAEVEGVEGTWKRLTENVNELAGNLTRQVRAIAEVASAVAEGDLTRSITVEASGEVAELKDNINSMVGSLRETTRANQEQDWLKTNLARISGLMQGHRDLPVVAELIMDELAPLVSAQYGAFYAAEDTDRGPELRLVGSYGYPDATDRPERIRVGRSLLGQAARNRRTVSVEELPADYVTISSALGQTVPRALVVLPIVVEDQVLGVIELASVTRFTQIHQDFLAQLMPTIGVNLNTIVANARTDELLEESQRLTAELQERSEELQVQQDELQRSNAELEEKASLLASQNRDIEAKNLQIEQARQELETRAQELALASKYKSEFLANMSHELRTPLNSLLILAQLLAQNPSRNLTPKQVEYAGIIHSAGSDLLQLINDILDLSKVEAGKMDVTPERVPLRELLEYVEATFRPMTTQKSLEFTVATAPGTPADLLTDGSRLRQVLRNLLSNAVKFTEQGGVELRIEPAADLEVPMGVLRGGPVVAFRVKDTGIGIPKQQLETIFGAFQQADGTTSRKYGGTGLGLSITREIAHLLGGAVMVESTPGQGSTFTLYLPVARADFEGMLDGTARALEQQDKAAELPPAAASEASSVKAPEQRRRRLLVVEGRTRGLLSLVAERAVADIAPDADDRLGAIDIITAVGAQEAASTLAAEPCHCVVLELGMADEEGARLLQAMEGDSALASVPVLVHTGHHVDQAQEQALRSRASGRPLDFLSSLDELRERITLHLSAEEPGDVLQLVRPEEPQHAITQVVDSAFAGRTVLVVDDDARNLFALSGALELHGFQVLHADNGRRGIETLLAHPDVSLVLMDVMMPEMDGYTATAEIRAMPQYADLPIIAVTAKAMPGDQEKSLASGANDYVTKPVDTNDLIGRVQRWLSP; encoded by the coding sequence ATGACGAGCAAGACGACCGAGGCCGTCGAGACCGGCCCGGGTGAGCAGGAGCTGCGGCAGCTGCTGGCCGGTCTGACCGCCGTTCGCGACGGCGATTTCGGCACCCGGCTGCCGTCCGACGGCGAGGGCCTGCTCGGCGACATCGCCAACGTGTTCAACGGCATGGTCGACCAGCTGTCCGTGTTCACCTCCGAGGTGACGCGGGTGGCGCGCGAGGTCGGCACCGAGGGCACCCTGGGCGGCCAGGCGGAGGTGCCCGGTGTCTCGGGCACCTGGGCGGACCTCACCGACTCCGTCAACGCCATGGCGGGCAACCTCACCACCCAGGTGCGTGACATCGCGCAGGTCGCCACGGCGGTCGCCAAGGGCGATCTGTCGCAGAAGGTCGACGTGCCGGCGCGGGGCGAGATCCTCCAGCTGAAGGAGACCGTCAACACGATGGTCGACCAGCTGTCCGCGTTCGCCGACGAGGTCACCCGCGTCGCCCGCGAGGTCGGCAGCGAGGGCCGGCTCGGCGGCCAGGCCCAGGTGCCCGGCGTCGGCGGTGTGTGGCGCGACCTGACCGACTCGGTCAACTTCATGGCGGGCAACCTGACGTCCCAGGTCCGCAACATCGCCCAGGTGACGACGGCGGTCGCGCAGGGCGACCTCTCGCAGAAGATCACCGTCGACGCGCGCGGCGAGATCCTCCAGCTGAAGAACACCATCAACACGATGGTCGACCAGCTCTCCGCCTTCGGTGACGAGGTCACCCGCGTCGCCCGCGAGGTCGGCACCGAGGGCCGGCTCGGCGGGCAGGCGGACGTCAAGGGCGTCAAGGGCACCTGGCGGGACCTCACGGACTCCGTGAACTTCATGGCGGGCAACCTCACCGCGCAGGTCCGCAACGTCGCCCAGGTCGCCACGGCGGTCGCGCAGGGCGACCTCTCCCAGAAGATCACCGTGGACGCGCGCGGCGAGATCCTGGAGCTCAAGACCACCATCAACACGATGGTCGACCAGCTCTCCGCCTTCGCCGACGAGGTCACCCGCGTCGCCCGCGAGGTCGGCACCGAGGGCAACCTCGGCGGGCAGGCCATCGTCCGGGGCGTCTCGGGCACCTGGAAGGACCTCACGGACAACGTCAACGTGATGGCGTCCAACCTGACCGGTCAGGTCCGCTCGATCGCGAAGGTCGCCACGGCGGTCGCGCGCGGCGACCTGTCGCAGAAGATCACCGTCGAGGCCAAGGGCGAGGTCGCGGCCCTCGCGGACGTCATCAACACGATGGTCGACACGCTGTCCGCGTTCGCCGACGAGGTCACCCGTGTCGCCCGCGAGGTCGGCACCGAGGGACGCCTCGGCGGCCAGGCGCACGTGCCGAACGTGGCCGGCACCTGGAAGGACCTCACCGACAACGTCAACTCGATGGCGAACAACCTGACCGGTCAGGTCCGCAACATCGCCCTGGTGACGACGGCGGTGGCCAACGGCGACCTGTCGAAGAAGATCGACGTCGACGCCCGCGGCGAGATCCTGGAGCTCAAGACCACCATCAACACGATGGTCGACCAGCTGTCGTCGTTCGCCGCCGAGGTCACCCGTGTCGCCCGCGAGGTCGGCAGCGAGGGCCGGCTCGGCGGCCAGGCGGAGGTCGAGGGCGTCGAGGGCACCTGGAAGCGGCTGACGGAGAACGTCAACGAGCTGGCGGGGAACCTGACCCGCCAGGTCCGGGCCATCGCCGAGGTGGCCAGCGCGGTCGCCGAGGGCGACCTGACCCGCTCGATCACCGTGGAGGCGTCCGGCGAGGTCGCCGAGCTGAAGGACAACATCAACTCCATGGTGGGCTCGCTGCGGGAGACCACGCGCGCCAACCAGGAGCAGGACTGGCTGAAGACCAACCTGGCCCGGATCTCCGGTCTGATGCAGGGCCACCGGGACCTGCCGGTCGTCGCCGAGCTCATCATGGACGAGCTCGCCCCGCTGGTCTCCGCGCAGTACGGCGCCTTCTACGCGGCCGAGGACACCGACCGCGGCCCGGAGCTGCGGCTCGTGGGGTCGTACGGCTACCCCGACGCCACCGACCGGCCGGAGCGCATCCGGGTGGGCCGCTCGCTGCTCGGGCAGGCGGCCCGCAACCGCCGTACCGTCAGCGTCGAGGAGCTGCCGGCGGACTACGTGACCATCTCCTCCGCCCTCGGGCAGACGGTCCCGCGCGCCCTGGTGGTGCTGCCGATCGTGGTCGAGGACCAGGTGCTCGGCGTGATCGAGCTGGCCTCGGTCACCCGCTTCACCCAGATCCACCAGGACTTCCTGGCCCAGCTCATGCCGACCATCGGCGTCAACCTGAACACCATCGTGGCCAACGCGCGCACCGACGAGCTGCTGGAGGAGTCGCAGCGCCTGACGGCCGAACTCCAGGAGCGCTCCGAGGAGTTGCAGGTGCAGCAGGACGAACTCCAGCGCTCCAACGCGGAGCTGGAGGAGAAGGCGTCCCTGCTGGCCTCGCAGAACCGCGACATCGAGGCGAAGAACCTCCAGATCGAGCAGGCCCGTCAGGAGCTGGAGACCCGCGCCCAGGAGCTGGCGCTGGCCTCCAAGTACAAGTCGGAGTTCCTGGCGAACATGAGCCACGAGCTGCGCACCCCGCTCAACAGCCTGCTGATCCTGGCCCAGTTGCTGGCGCAGAACCCGTCGCGCAACCTCACGCCGAAGCAGGTGGAGTACGCGGGCATCATCCACTCCGCCGGTTCGGACCTGCTCCAGCTGATCAACGACATCCTCGATCTGTCGAAGGTCGAGGCGGGCAAGATGGACGTCACGCCGGAGCGGGTCCCGCTGCGCGAGCTGCTGGAGTACGTCGAGGCGACGTTCCGCCCGATGACGACGCAGAAGAGCCTGGAGTTCACCGTGGCGACCGCGCCGGGCACACCGGCCGATCTGCTCACGGACGGCTCCCGGCTGCGGCAGGTGCTGCGCAACCTGCTGTCCAACGCGGTGAAGTTCACCGAGCAGGGCGGTGTCGAGCTGCGGATCGAGCCGGCCGCGGACCTCGAGGTGCCGATGGGGGTCCTGCGGGGCGGCCCGGTCGTGGCGTTCCGGGTCAAGGACACCGGCATCGGCATCCCCAAGCAGCAACTGGAGACGATCTTCGGGGCGTTCCAGCAGGCGGACGGCACGACGAGCCGCAAGTACGGCGGCACCGGCCTGGGGCTGTCCATCACCCGGGAGATCGCGCATCTGCTCGGCGGCGCGGTCATGGTGGAGTCCACCCCCGGCCAGGGCAGCACGTTCACCCTCTACCTGCCCGTCGCGCGGGCCGACTTCGAGGGCATGCTCGACGGAACGGCCCGGGCTCTGGAGCAGCAGGACAAGGCGGCGGAGCTGCCGCCGGCCGCGGCCTCGGAGGCGTCGTCCGTGAAGGCGCCCGAGCAGCGCAGACGCCGGCTGCTCGTCGTGGAGGGCCGCACCCGCGGCCTGCTCTCGCTGGTCGCCGAGCGCGCCGTCGCGGACATCGCGCCGGACGCCGACGACCGGCTCGGCGCGATCGACATCATCACGGCCGTCGGGGCGCAGGAGGCGGCGAGCACCCTGGCCGCCGAGCCCTGCCACTGCGTCGTCCTCGAGCTCGGCATGGCCGACGAGGAGGGGGCGCGGCTGCTGCAGGCCATGGAGGGCGACTCGGCGCTGGCGAGCGTGCCGGTGCTGGTGCACACCGGTCACCACGTGGACCAGGCGCAGGAGCAGGCGCTGCGCTCCCGGGCGAGCGGCCGGCCGCTGGACTTCCTGTCCAGCCTGGACGAGCTGCGCGAGCGCATCACGCTGCACCTGTCGGCCGAGGAGCCGGGGGACGTGCTCCAGCTGGTGCGTCCCGAGGAGCCGCAGCACGCCATCACCCAGGTCGTCGACAGCGCGTTCGCGGGCCGTACGGTGCTGGTGGTGGACGACGACGCGCGCAACCTGTTCGCGCTGAGCGGGGCGCTGGAGCTGCACGGCTTCCAGGTCCTGCACGCCGACAACGGCCGCCGGGGCATCGAGACGCTGCTCGCCCACCCGGACGTCTCGCTGGTCCTGATGGACGTGATGATGCCGGAGATGGACGGCTACACGGCGACCGCCGAGATCCGTGCGATGCCGCAGTACGCGGATCTGCCGATCATCGCCGTCACCGCGAAGGCGATGCCGGGCGACCAGGAGAAGAGCCTGGCGTCCGGGGCGAACGACTACGTCACCAAGCCCGTGGACACCAACGACCTCATCGGTCGCGTCCAGCGCTGGCTGTCGCCCTGA
- a CDS encoding ABC transporter substrate-binding protein, with protein sequence MRRRTAVLALGTATALLLTGCSTMSPDASGTVTLNMVESLTNPTRTALLKDLIADFEQQNPKIKVNLVSPPTEQADQKLQQMLQSGSGVDVLEVRDITVGPWSNNGWLYDMKKDLDGWKGWEAMTENAVNAAKDTKGRTYFVPYGFYGLSLFYRTDLIEKAGFDKPPATWEELLEQAKAIHDPSARRYGYAFRGGANANSNATAAIEAYLADDVDPANGFKLKDGRTIFAAPEAEDAIDNYLKLFKQASPKSSVSWGYPEMVEAFSNGSTAFLLQDPEVIATVSESKSISKDQWGTAPLVSGPGGKTVQPLATAGWGVAKGSGHKAEAVKLVQFLSQGEASTSFTKKNSLVPILKSATSDPFYKSGPWASYVTMTEQPDKYLVVTQPRGVSWWAEWQQKADADVQKLVLGKTSPKELLAGWDAFWTEKWQQEQ encoded by the coding sequence ATGAGAAGAAGGACGGCGGTCCTCGCGCTCGGCACCGCCACGGCGCTGCTCCTGACCGGCTGCTCCACGATGAGCCCGGACGCGAGCGGAACGGTCACGCTCAACATGGTCGAGAGCCTCACGAACCCGACCCGCACCGCTCTGCTCAAGGACCTCATAGCCGACTTCGAGCAGCAGAACCCCAAGATCAAGGTCAACCTGGTCTCCCCGCCCACCGAGCAGGCCGACCAGAAGCTCCAGCAGATGCTGCAGTCGGGCAGCGGCGTGGATGTCCTGGAGGTCCGCGACATCACCGTCGGACCCTGGTCGAACAACGGCTGGCTGTATGACATGAAGAAGGACCTCGACGGCTGGAAGGGCTGGGAGGCGATGACGGAGAACGCCGTCAACGCCGCCAAGGACACCAAGGGCAGGACGTACTTCGTCCCGTACGGCTTCTACGGGCTGAGCCTCTTCTACCGGACCGACCTCATCGAGAAGGCGGGCTTCGACAAGCCGCCGGCGACCTGGGAGGAGCTGCTGGAGCAGGCGAAGGCCATCCACGACCCGTCCGCGCGGCGCTACGGCTACGCCTTCCGCGGCGGCGCCAACGCCAACAGCAACGCGACCGCCGCCATCGAGGCGTATCTCGCGGACGACGTGGACCCGGCGAACGGCTTCAAGCTGAAGGACGGGCGGACGATCTTCGCCGCGCCCGAGGCCGAGGACGCGATCGATAACTATCTGAAGCTGTTCAAGCAGGCCTCCCCCAAGTCGTCCGTGTCCTGGGGCTATCCGGAGATGGTCGAGGCGTTCTCCAACGGCTCGACGGCGTTCCTGCTCCAGGACCCCGAGGTGATCGCCACGGTGTCGGAGTCGAAGTCGATCTCCAAGGACCAGTGGGGCACCGCGCCCCTGGTGTCGGGTCCCGGCGGCAAGACCGTGCAGCCGCTGGCCACCGCCGGCTGGGGTGTCGCCAAGGGCAGCGGGCACAAGGCCGAGGCCGTGAAGCTGGTGCAGTTCCTGTCCCAGGGCGAGGCGTCGACGTCGTTCACCAAGAAGAACAGCCTGGTGCCCATCCTCAAGTCGGCGACCAGTGACCCCTTCTACAAGTCCGGCCCCTGGGCGAGCTACGTCACGATGACCGAGCAGCCGGACAAGTATCTCGTCGTCACCCAGCCGCGCGGCGTCAGCTGGTGGGCCGAGTGGCAGCAGAAGGCGGACGCCGACGTGCAGAAGCTGGTCCTCGGCAAGACGTCGCCGAAGGAGCTGCTGGCGGGCTGGGACGCGTTCTGGACCGAGAAGTGGCAGCAGGAGCAGTAG